From Nitrospirota bacterium, one genomic window encodes:
- a CDS encoding FliI/YscN family ATPase: protein MIFSAEKYIEGIEKADLFPVKGKVTQAIGLVLEGRASISAIGEVCEITSLKGKRVLAEVVGFKEEKVLLMPLGDLSGIGPGSSIEPKGTQAMAGVGPGLLGRVIDGLGNPIDHKGPVPVSETFPLYDAPPGPLERKRITQPLDLGIRAINGLLTCGRGQRLGIFAGSGVGKSVLLGMIARFTEADVNVIALIGERGREVKEFIEKDLKEEGLKRSVVVAATSDQSPLIRRRGAFLAMAIAEYFRSRQKEVLLMMDSLTRLAHAQREIGLATGEPPATKGYTPSVFSLLPKFLERSGTSSHEGSITGLFTVLAEGDDLNDPIPDAARSILDGHLVLSRELASKNQYPAIDPLRSTSRVMLDIAEPAHLESSRKFLQLLSLYERSEDLINLGAYKRGTNLQIDKAIDKQGELQSYLAQDMHEKVNFQESREALFRIIPPLSEKPGR from the coding sequence ATGATTTTTTCGGCTGAAAAATATATTGAGGGTATTGAAAAAGCAGACCTTTTCCCCGTGAAAGGAAAAGTCACACAGGCAATTGGACTGGTCCTTGAAGGACGCGCATCCATTTCTGCCATTGGTGAAGTGTGCGAAATCACCTCTCTCAAAGGAAAACGGGTTCTGGCCGAGGTTGTCGGATTTAAGGAAGAAAAAGTTCTTTTAATGCCGCTTGGAGACCTGAGCGGAATAGGCCCGGGGAGTTCAATTGAACCTAAAGGAACCCAGGCCATGGCCGGGGTCGGGCCCGGACTGTTGGGAAGGGTCATTGACGGATTGGGAAACCCGATTGATCATAAAGGACCTGTCCCCGTTTCTGAAACTTTTCCCTTATATGACGCCCCGCCCGGCCCGCTTGAAAGAAAAAGGATCACTCAACCTCTGGATCTCGGAATTCGCGCCATCAACGGGCTCCTGACCTGCGGAAGAGGCCAGCGATTGGGGATTTTCGCCGGAAGCGGCGTCGGAAAAAGCGTTCTGCTCGGGATGATCGCCAGGTTTACCGAAGCCGACGTCAATGTGATCGCCCTGATCGGCGAAAGAGGCCGCGAGGTCAAAGAATTTATCGAGAAAGACTTGAAGGAAGAAGGCCTGAAACGCTCTGTCGTGGTGGCCGCGACTTCGGATCAATCTCCCTTAATCAGAAGACGGGGCGCTTTTCTGGCCATGGCGATCGCAGAATATTTCCGGAGCCGGCAAAAAGAGGTTCTCCTGATGATGGACTCCCTCACCCGCCTTGCCCATGCTCAGAGAGAAATCGGCCTGGCCACCGGGGAGCCTCCGGCCACGAAAGGGTATACCCCTTCCGTCTTTTCCCTTCTTCCAAAATTTTTAGAACGGTCGGGGACATCTTCTCATGAGGGTTCGATTACAGGGTTGTTTACTGTCCTGGCCGAAGGGGACGATTTAAACGATCCGATTCCGGATGCCGCAAGGTCGATCCTGGATGGACATCTGGTCCTCTCGAGGGAGTTAGCCTCTAAAAACCAGTACCCTGCGATTGATCCCTTGAGAAGCACAAGCCGTGTGATGCTCGACATCGCGGAACCGGCGCATTTAGAAAGCTCAAGGAAATTTTTACAGCTTCTCTCTTTATATGAAAGATCGGAAGACCTCATCAATCTGGGGGCTTATAAAAGAGGGACTAACCTCCAGATCGATAAGGCCATCGATAAACAGGGAGAGCTCCAGTCGTACCTGGCGCAGGACATGCATGAAAAAGTAAACTTTCAGGAAAGCCGGGAAGCCCTTTTCAGGATCATTCCCCCTTTATCTGAAAAACCTGGCCGTTGA
- a CDS encoding flagellar FliJ family protein — translation MTFYRPKFQSFLQYLRFKEETAKADIDASLRKIAGEQEILLSLHRQVLTAQSLFEKNPIDGINPDEAALAYRFVHAQADQIKEQAKRVLEAEKAYEQKKAEFLEIVREKKAIEKIEAARKREFINQIVKNDQQETDEIGMQLKWRNK, via the coding sequence ATGACTTTTTACCGTCCAAAGTTTCAGAGTTTTCTTCAATATTTAAGGTTTAAGGAAGAGACCGCAAAGGCTGATATAGACGCCTCCCTACGGAAAATTGCCGGGGAACAGGAGATTTTATTATCCCTCCATCGTCAGGTGCTGACGGCTCAATCGCTTTTTGAGAAAAACCCTATCGACGGGATTAACCCCGATGAGGCGGCTCTCGCCTACCGGTTTGTCCATGCCCAGGCCGATCAAATCAAGGAACAGGCAAAGAGAGTCCTGGAGGCAGAAAAGGCCTATGAGCAAAAAAAGGCAGAATTTCTTGAGATTGTCCGGGAAAAGAAAGCGATAGAAAAAATTGAAGCGGCGCGGAAGCGGGAATTTATCAATCAAATCGTTAAAAACGACCAGCAGGAAACCGATGAAATCGGGATGCAGTTAAAGTGGAGAAACAAGTGA
- the fliG gene encoding flagellar motor switch protein FliG: MARKLSGEEKTAIFMTLLGEDLAANVMKNLEPKDVQKIGRVISRFSDVSAEDISTVVSEFSEQASYGMGMSIGGKDYVQKVLMKALGQEKSARVMENLSSNEEGWLDSLKWMAPKAIAQMLQTDHPQTIALILIHLDPEQNSQVLTYLPEALRSDVLLRMATLEEIPPGVMKEVGEVMQKEMSRVGMASGRKVGGVKLVADLLNQMGPSSEQAILGSISQTNPELADKIRQLMFVFEDLVQLDDRHMQEVLKEVSKEQLTLALKAAKEEVKSKIYKNMSQRAGDLLKEDLEAMGPVKLSEVEKSQQAILKIVQRLVQEGKIMVGKGQGEILV; encoded by the coding sequence ATGGCGCGTAAATTAAGCGGTGAAGAAAAAACAGCGATTTTCATGACCCTCCTCGGAGAAGATCTGGCCGCCAATGTCATGAAGAATCTGGAACCTAAAGACGTTCAAAAGATTGGCCGTGTTATTTCGAGATTTTCCGACGTCTCCGCAGAGGATATCTCTACGGTCGTCTCGGAATTTTCAGAGCAGGCCTCTTATGGTATGGGGATGAGTATCGGGGGGAAGGACTATGTGCAAAAAGTCCTGATGAAAGCCCTGGGCCAGGAAAAATCGGCGCGGGTCATGGAAAACCTCTCCTCCAATGAAGAGGGTTGGCTTGATTCCCTGAAGTGGATGGCCCCGAAGGCAATCGCCCAGATGCTTCAAACCGATCATCCTCAAACCATAGCCCTCATCCTGATCCACCTCGACCCTGAACAGAACAGCCAGGTGCTGACCTATCTTCCTGAAGCCCTGAGAAGCGATGTTCTGCTCCGGATGGCAACCCTGGAGGAGATTCCTCCGGGAGTGATGAAGGAAGTGGGCGAGGTGATGCAGAAAGAGATGTCCCGGGTGGGAATGGCCTCCGGGAGAAAGGTCGGCGGGGTTAAACTGGTCGCGGACCTTCTGAACCAGATGGGGCCCTCCTCCGAACAGGCTATTTTGGGATCGATCTCGCAGACCAATCCAGAACTCGCGGACAAGATCCGCCAATTGATGTTTGTCTTTGAAGACCTTGTTCAACTGGACGACCGGCATATGCAGGAAGTTCTCAAAGAGGTCAGCAAAGAACAACTGACCCTTGCGCTTAAAGCGGCAAAAGAAGAGGTTAAATCAAAAATTTATAAAAACATGTCCCAGCGCGCGGGTGATCTGTTAAAAGAAGACCTGGAAGCCATGGGGCCGGTAAAGCTAAGCGAAGTGGAAAAGAGCCAGCAGGCTATTCTTAAAATCGTCCAGCGCCTCGTTCAGGAAGGAAAAATCATGGTCGGAAAAGGACAGGGGGAGATCCTTGTCTAA